In the Wyeomyia smithii strain HCP4-BCI-WySm-NY-G18 chromosome 2, ASM2978416v1, whole genome shotgun sequence genome, one interval contains:
- the LOC129719988 gene encoding uncharacterized protein LOC129719988 has translation MANTCAKCSDAISGIEFVTCRGYCGATFHMSTCAGVSRALLGYFTSHKKNLFWMCDNCAELFENSHFRMLSSNAGLLPQLNSLTNAISELRGEIKQLHTKPTAQFSPSLRNRWPAVDQHRPFKRPRESDAAPRSSDNCTAGSKRTLDNFVVAPVTNNIE, from the coding sequence ATGGCTAATACGTGTGCAAAATGCTCCGATGCTATTTCGGGCATCGAGTTTGTTACCTGCCGTGGTTATTGCGGAGCGACATTTCACATGAGTACCTGTGCTGGCGTCTCACGCGCGCTGCTAGGGTACTTtacttcgcacaaaaaaaatctcttctGGATGTGCGACAACTGTGCCGAGTTGTTCGAGAATTCCCATTTTCGTATGCTGTCATCTAATGCTGGTCTATTGCCACAGCTGAACTCGCTAACTAACGCGATCAGTGAACTACGCGGCGAAATAAAACAACTACACACGAAACCGACTGCCCAATTTTCGCCGTCTCTACGGAATCGTTGGCCAGCAGTAGATCAACACAGGCCCTTCAAGCGACCTCGAGAATCAGATGCAGCCCCACGATCTTCGGACAACTGCACTGCCGGTAGTAAGCGGACTCTGGATAACTTCGTCGTAGCACCCGTTACGAATAACATCGAATAA
- the LOC129724658 gene encoding uncharacterized protein LOC129724658 gives MRSPEATSIARVSAFNPTNVGKFFDLLRTVAENITFEPNSIWNLDETGVTTVQKPQRVASRRGVKRVGRVTSADRGPLVMMVLAVSATGNKMPPFFVFPRKRFHPHFLDGGPTGCAGAVSNTGWMNADIYLDVLRHFKAFTRVSKENPLLLIVDNHGSHRSLPAIEFCRDNGIHLLTIPPHCSHRLQPLDVSVFSPFKHAMNVLCDEWTYRHPGKPMSIFDLPAITDSALERSATERNIKAGFRASGIWPFNPDVFTALDYAPSSVTGPSLVDEIIPGSLLDTLCRIRPIPRAPPRATGRRGRKPGRAAILTDPAEIALMEQNIQAKGVARPTQRRVGRPRKATVQFHSLVSAPPRPTIVVIKRPPGRPRKSQAAAVKRPVGRPHKPPVVILKRPVGRPPKSLAIAKRPVGRPPKYPTIAKRPVGRPPKYPTIAKRPVGRPAQSKGTAKRPVGRPRKIKRPVGRPPKQPATKIRHESE, from the exons ATGCGTTCACCCGAGGCGACCAGCATAGCCAGAGTCTCTGCTTTTAATCCCACAAATGTGGGCAAGTTTTTCGATCTTCTACGCACAGTAGCCGAGAATATAACGTTCGAACCAAATTCCATCTGGAATCTGGACGAGACTGGAGTGACAACAGTTCAGAAACCTCAACGAGTTGCTAGTCGCCGTGGAGTCAAACGTGTTGGTCGAGTAACTTCGGCCGATCGGGGCCCGTTGGTTATGATGGTACTTGCGGTTTCCGCCACTGGCAATAAAATGccaccatttttcgtttttcctcgAAAACGTTTCCATCCACACTTTCTGGATGGTGGTCCAACGGGATGCGCTGGAGCGGTGAGCAATACAGGGTGGATGAATGCAGATATTTATCTGGATGTTCTCCGACACTTTAAAGCATTTACGCGAGTGTCCAAAGAAAACCCGCTTTTGTTGATTGTGGACAACCACGGTTCACACAGAAGTCTACCTGCAATCGAGTTTTGCAGGGATAATGGCATTCACCTACTTACAATACCACCCCATTGCTCTCACCGCTTACAACCCTTGGACGTGAGTGTGTTTTCGCCGTTCAAGCACGCAATGAATGTGCTGTGCGACGAATGGACATACAGGCATCCCGGAAAGCCGATGTCTATTTTTGACCTTCCGGCTATCACCGACAGCGCTCTCGAACGGAGTGCCACGGAGCGAAACATCAAGGCCGGGTTCCGGGCATCAGGTATTTGGCCCTTCAACCCGGATGTATTCACTGCATTGGATTATGCTCCATCATCAGTGACAGGACCTTCCTTGGTTGACGAAATAATACCAGGATCACTGCTGGACACTCTTTGCAGAATCAGACCAATCCCGCGGGCACCACCGCGTGCTACAGGCAGACGAGGACGAAAACCTGGACGAGCTGCTATACTGACGGACCCCGCTGAAATCGCTCTGAtg GAACAAAACATACAAGCGAAGGGAGTAGCCCGACCCACTCAACGGCGAGTAGGCCGACCACGTAAAGCAACTGTGCAGTTTCATAGCCTCGTTAGTGCACCACCAAGACCAACGATAGTGGTGATAAAGAGACCACCTGGAAGACCCCGCAAATCACAGGCTGCAGCGgttaagaggcccgttggccgaccccACAAGCCTCCAGTCGTTATACTAAAAAGGCCTGTTGGCCGACCTCCAAAGTCACTAgccattgctaagaggcccgttggccgaccaccaaagtatccaaccattgctaagaggcccgttggccgaccaccaaagtatccaaccattgctaagaggcccgttggccgacctgCTCAAAGTAaaggcactgccaagaggcccgttggccgcccACGCAAGATTAAGAGGCCTGTTGGTAGGCCACCGAAACAACCAGCAACCAAAATAAGACATGaatctgaataa